One Salmo trutta unplaced genomic scaffold, fSalTru1.1, whole genome shotgun sequence genomic window, GACAAGCATGGAGGCATGTTAACGGTCCAACTCCATCAAGTATTTAATTATTGTATCAGTTTTGGATCTTTGCGTGTGCACGCATAGTACCTGAAAGTGTTGCATTCCCATAACCTTCAGAGGAAATGTTTTGACAATGTTGAAAGTGAATTGATGCTGATGCTGCGTTCATCACCAAGTGAGAAAGTGGAAATTACCAGTcataaataccagttggatgcgTTCACGTGCTTTGAACTGGTGGAGAAAAGCTGATTGGCTAATGAACAACTAGCTGTGTctaccataaactaaaagtacagatatcatgcttgtaaacaaatttACAGTGTTCAAAAAACATtaataacaaaaataaatcaatctgCCTTTTTCTTTTATTGAGTGCTTCAACTTTACCTCAAagtccttttggaagtttttcttgTCAAGCCAATCTCATGTTTAAAAAACATGATTACTTTTTATAAATTATGTTATGTTGTTCCATTTAATGGCCGAAAAAAGCTTTTATCGAGGTGACGTCAAAGTTCAGCATGTAGGAGAAGTCTGAGCTCAGGGACGATAGACGAGTTaaccactagtaattaccagttggaagGGCGTTCAAGTGGATTTTTTTACCAGTTTTATGTGGTAAATACTACcatcccacttggttatgaacacaGCATGAGTCTCTCCTCTGCTGTCCACTCACCAAACGGGGGTGTTCCTCTGTCCTGTGAGGGACAGGTGTGACCCAGACCCCTACCATAAGCAGCTGTATAGATGATCAGCACTCTGGGAGGCTTACAGTGTAACGTCAgcttctctccctcacacaccacACTGCTCTTATGCTCAGCTgacaaagaggggggggggggggcaacaggAGAGACAAGAACAAACATAAACTTGTTTTGTGATGTATATTTTTCTGACAGAAATACTGCTTACTGCAGGTACACAGTACAGTTTACTGTCAGAAAGACAGTAAAGggtcagaaagacagagacagggacagagagagaggtggacagagagaaagacagagacagggacagagagagagagagacagcgagggagagagaaagacggggacagtgagagagagaggtggacagagagaaagagggacatagagagacagggacagaaagagagaaagacatcgagggagagagaaagacggggaaagtgagagagagaggtggacagagagaaagagggacagagagagagacagcgagggagagaggaagatggggacagtgagagggagagggacagagagaaagagggacagagagagagagagacagcgagggagagagaaagatggggacagtgagagggagagggacagagagagaggagtggtagTGAACAGTACTCACTAGGTTTACACTTGTAGGTGACGTGGAGGTACTTGATGGTCCCAGGACAGGGGTCGGGCCCAAACACCAGGTGATTGACAGGTAACTGACAGTCTCTGTGGCTCTGACACTCTGACAGTAACTTCTACAGAAAACACCAGGTGATTGACAGGTAACTGACAGTCTCTGTGGCTCTGACACTCTGACAGTAACTTCTACAGAAAACACCAGGTGATTGACAGGTAGCTGACagtctctgacactctgacagtAACTTCTACGGCAAACAACAATATGGTGACCCTAACAGACACTTtttggccgggattcaatccaatcGCCCCATTCCGGCTATGCACCTCTTAAAGGTAATGTTCCTGGTTTCGAAGAGACTGCATTCGTGGTAAACGCAgcaaattacctttaaatgtcaagcgtgctataacacatctctactactgatctataacacatctctactgatctataacacatctctactgatctataacacatctctactgatctataccacatctctactgatctataacacatctttactgatctataacacatctctactgatctataccacatctctactgatctataacacatctctactgatctataacacatctctactgatctataccacatctctactgatctataacacatctctactgatctataccacatctctactgatctataccacatctctactgatctataacacatctctactgatctataccacatctctactgatctataacacatctctactgatctataccacatctctactgatctataccacatctctactgatctataccacatctctactgatctataccacatctctactgatctataacacatctctactgatctataacacatctctactgatctataccacatctctactgatctataacacatctctactgatctataccacatctctactgatctataccacatctctactgatctataacacatctctactgatctataccacatctctactgatctataccacatctctactgatctataacacatctctattgatctataacacatctctactactgatctataacacttctctactactgatctataccacatctctaccgatctataacacatctctactgatctataccacatctctactactgatctataccacatctctactgatctataacacatctctactgatctataacacatctctactactgatctataccacatctctactgatctataacacatctctactgatctataacacatctctactactgatctataacacatctctactactgatctataacacatctctactgatctataacacatctctactactgatCTATACCACATCTCTACTACTGATTTATAGcacatctctactgatctataacacatctctactgatcgataacacatctctactgatctataacacatctctactgatctataacacatctctactactgatctataccacatctctactgatctataacacatctctactgatctataacacatctctactactgatctataactcatctctactgatctataccacatctctactactgatcaataacacatctctactactgatctataccacatctctactgatctataacacatctctactactgatctatagcacatctctactgatctatagcacatctctactgatctataccacatctctactgatctataccacatctctactgatctatactacatctctactgatctataccacatctctactgatctataccacatctctacctatctataccacatctctactactgatctataacacatctctactactgatctataacacttctctactgatctataacacatctctactgatctataacacatctctactactgatctataacacatctctactgatctataccacatctctactactgatctataacacatctctactactgatctataacacatctctactgatctataccacatctctactgatctataccacatctctactactgatctataccacatctctactgatctataacacatctctactgatctatatcacatctctactactgatctatactacatctctactgatctataccacatctctactgatctatatcacatctctactactgatctatactacatctctactgatctataacacatctctactactgatctataccacatctctactgatctataacacatctctactactgatCTATACCACATCTCTACTGGCTCTactggaggatggctttcacttcagcagtaatacatttatgaacttctttgaggaaaagatcatgatcattagaaagcaaattacggactcctctttaaatctgggtattcctccaaagctccattgtcctgagtctgcacaactctgccaggaccttggctcaagggagctactaaagtgttttagtactatatctcttgacacaatgatgaaaataatcatggcctccaaaccctcaagctgcatactggaccctattccaactaaactactgaaagagctgcttcctgtgcttggccctcctatgttgaacataataaacggctctctatccaccggatgtgtaccaagctcactaaaagtggcagtaataaagcctctcttgaaaaagccgaatcttgacccagaaattataaaaaactatcggcctatatcgaatcttccattcctctcaaataaatttgaaaaagctgttgcacagcaactcactgccttcctgaagacaaacaatgtatacgaaacgcttcagtctggttttagaccccatcatagcactgagactgcacttgtgaaggtggtaaatgaccttttaatgacgtcagaccgaggctctgcatctgtcctcgtgctcctagatcttagtgccgcttttgataccatcgatcaccacattcttttggagagattggaaacccaaattggtctacatggacaagttctggcctggtttagatcttatctgtcggaaagatatcagtttgtctctgtgaatggtttgtcctctgacaaatcaattgtacatttcggtgttcctcaaggttccgttttaggaccactattgttttcactatatattttacctcttggggatgtcattcgaaaacataatgttaaatttcactgctatgcggacgacacacagctgtacatttcaatgaaacatggtgaagctccaaaattgccctcgctagaagcctgtgtttcagacataaggaagtggatggctgcaaactttctacttttaaactcggacaaaacagagatgcttgttctaggtcccaagaaacaaagagatcttctgttcaatctgacaattaatctggatggttgtacagtcgtctcaaataaaactgtgaaggacctcggcgttactctggaccctgatctctcttttgaagaacatatcaagactgtttcaaggacagcttttttccatctacgtaacattgcaaaaatcagaaactttctgtccaaaaatgacgcagaaaaattaatccatgcttttgttacttctaggctggactactgcaatgctctactttccggctacccggataaagcactaaacaaacttcagttagtgctaaatacgtctgctagaatcctgactagaaccaaaaaatttgatcatattactccagtgctagcctccctacactggcttcctgttaaggcaagggctgatttcaaggttttactgctaacctacaaagcattacatgggcttgctcctacctatctttccgatttggtcctgccgtacatacctatacgtacgctacggtcacaagacgcaggcctcctaattgtccctagaatttcaaagcaaacggctggaggtagggctttctcctatagagctccatttttatggaatagtctgcctacccatgtgagagacgcagactcagtctcaacctttaagtctttactgaagacttatctcttcagtaggtcctatgattaagtgtagtctggcccaggagtgtgaaggtgaatggaaaggctggagcaacgaaccgcccttgctgtctctgccttgccggttcccctctttccactgggattctctgcctctaaccctattacaggggctgagtcactgacttactggtgttcttccatgccgtccatgggaggggtgcgtcacttgagtgggttgagtcactgacgtggtcttcctgtctgggttggcgcccccccttgggttatgccatggcagagatttttgtgggctatacttggccttgtcttcggacggtaagttggtggttgtagacatccctctagtggtgtgggggctgtgctttggcaaagtgggtggggttatatccttcctgtttggccctgtccgggggtatcatcggatggggccacagtctcttctgatccctcctgtctcagcctccagtatttatgctgcagtagtttatgtgccggggggctagggtcagtctgtttcatctggagtattctcttgtcttatccggtgtcctgtgtgaatttaaatatgctctctctaattctctctttctctctttctttctttctct contains:
- the LOC115180749 gene encoding protein eva-1 homolog C, with translation MSWSGSHGGLRCSGSGINLLYLSLLLWSSCSGMDGLANFSKYLSRIITSHSVLACDGQHLRLYCPRHSTISIQSAFYGRADARLCTNDNVTAAGVRAANCSCSAFTTLQKLLSECQRLSATCQSPGVFCRSYCQSKLLSECQSHRDCQLPVNHLVFGPDPCPGTIKYLHVTYKCKPTEHKSSVVCEGEKLTLHCKPPRVLIIYTAAYGRGLGHTCPSQDRGTPPF